A window of Castanea sativa cultivar Marrone di Chiusa Pesio chromosome 1, ASM4071231v1 contains these coding sequences:
- the LOC142621465 gene encoding uncharacterized protein LOC142621465 isoform X2, producing the protein MLKGKLKLPLPVPDKARRAFPDRLGSLVAGFDFKEEDYGGGSDLVVFEPGEELETFQPNGFVSDKDQSAGVANSVEESDIKVRPRPDKDGAGPVSTVQVIAVDEKRSDLEFELSRPEINLEKLQRIASAGLPDGGGLRATAWKLLLGYLPPSRDQWEKELTENRQKYAKLKEELLLSPLPWTNGNLESRQSELTRRKDEAFSYKEQHVDVDVDGPLRRHEISQEDHPLSLGKASAWHQYFQYTEMVEQIDRDLQRTHPDKKFFSGETSFSRKNRQAMKNILLLFAKLNPAIRYVQGMNEVLAPIYYVFSTDTDEKNAANAEADSFSCFVRLLSDSVDHFCQQLDNSSVGILSTLSRLSDLLKANDEELWRHLEFTSKVRPQFYAFRWITLLLTQEFDFQPILRIWDCLLGNSFGVQDMLLRVCCAMLLCVKSRLLSGDFVANLKLLQHYPDINIEHLLRVAQDLSPDTSSYRLSP; encoded by the exons ATGCTCAAAGGCAAGCTCAAGCTTCCGCTTCCTGTCCCCGACAAAGCCCGCCGAGCCTTCCCCGACCGCCTTGGCAGCTTGGTCGCTGGATTTGACTTCAAAGAAGAAGACTACGGTGGAGGCTCCGATTTGGTAGTATTTGAACCCGGTGAAGAGCTCGAGACCTTTCAGCCTAATGGGTTCGTGTCCGATAAAGATCAGAGCGCTGGCGTTGCAAATTCTGTTGAGGAATCGGATATTAAAGTCCGACCCAGACCCGATAAAGACGGTGCGGGTCCAGTTTCGACAGTGCAAGTCATTGCGGTGGACGAGAAAAGATCCGATCTTGAATTTGAG cTTTCTCGGCCGGAGATAAATTTGGAGAAGTTACAAAGAATTGCTAGTGCTGGGCTTCCGGATGGAGGGGGTTTGCGTGCTACGGCTTGGAAG CTGCTTTTAGGTTATTTACCTCCTTCTCGTGACCAATGGGAAAAGGAACTGACTGAGAATCGACAAAAGTATGCAAAGCTAAAAGAGGAGCTTCTCCTGAGTCCT TTACCATGGACTAATGGAAATCTTGAATCTAGACAGTCAGAACTCACAAGGAGAAAAGATGAAGCTTTTAGTTATAAGGAGCAgcatgttgatgttgatgtggATGGGCCACTGAGGCGACATGAAATTTCTCAAGAAGATCATCCTTTGAGCCTTGGTAAAGCAAGTGCATGGCATCAATACTTTCAG TATACAGAGATGGTAGAACAGATTGATCGTGATCTGCAACGCACGCACCCAGATAAGAAATTCTTCTCAGGGGAAACATCATTCAGTAGGAAAAACAGA CAAGCAATGAAAAATATTCTTCTCCTGTTTGCAAAATTGAATCCTGCAATCCGTTATGTGCAAGGCATGAATGAGGTCCTGGCACCAATATACTATGTATTCAGTACTGACACCGATGAGAAAAATGCT GCAAATGCAGAAGCAGatagtttttcttgttttgttagACTCTTGAGTGACTCAGTGGATCACTTTTGCCAACAATTGGATAATAGTTCAGTGGGCATCCTTTCCACCCTTTCCCGCTTATCAGATTTATTAAAAGCCAATGATGAGGAATTGTGGCGGCATCTTGAGTTCACAAGCAAg GTGAGGCCACAGTTCTATGCATTCAGGTGGATTACATTGCTACTTACACAAGAATTCGATTTTCAACCAATCTTGAGAATTTGGGATTGTCTTCTGGGTAATTCTTTTGGTGTTCag GATATGCTTCTACGAGTTTGTTGTGCAATGCTGCTATGTGTTAAGAGCAGGCTACTGAGTGGTGATTTTGTGGCTAACTTAAAGCTTCTACAGCACTACCCTGATATCAACATAGAACATCTTCTCCGGGTAGCTCAGGATCTCAGTCCGGACACATCTTCCTATCGCTTGTCCCCTTAA
- the LOC142621464 gene encoding phospholipase D alpha 1-like, whose translation MCDTMLSVEISREMTQILLHGTLCATIYEVDKFSGKGCCMFFCRPMESIKTLGPGNGSKLYATLDIENARVARTRLVENGRSNPQWSESFHIYCAHKASYIVFSIKEGNHIGARVIGRAYMPVEEIVNGAEVDRWLKILNKNHKPLRGVPKIHVKLQFFDVTGESNWSRGIRSPKFPGVPYTFFTQRHGCTVTLYQDAHIPDNFIPKIPLAGGKYYQPQRCWEDVFDAISKAKHLIYITGWSVYTKITLVRDLRRQKPGGELTLGELLIKKASEGVKVLMLVWNDRTSVKLLKKDGVMATHDEDTGSYFHNTGVHCVLCPRNPDNGESIVQDIEVSTMFTHHQKIVVVDSEMPNRKSEKRRIVSFIGGIDLCDGRYDTPFHSIFRTLKTAHHDDFHQPNFAGASIEKGGPREPWHDIHCRLEGPIAWDVLFNFEQRWRKQGKKELLLQLSELDGIFITPSPVMYPEDHETWNVQLFRSIDGGAAFGFPNAPEDAARAGLHTWKDNVVDRSIQDAYINAIRRAKNFIYIENQYFLGSSFCWNSHGLKVEEVGAVNLIPKELSLKIVSKIEAGERFRVYVVIPLWPEGIPESASVQAILNWQNRTMEMMYKDIVQALQTKGLEANPKDYLTFFCLGNREMRKSGEYEPSEKPEHDTDYSRAQEARRFMIYIHAKMMIVDDEYIIIGSANINQRSMDGARDTEIAMGAYQPFHLSTRQPARGQIHGFRMALWYEHLGMLDNSFLHPESVECVQRVNQIARKYWDVYSSETLDHDLPGHLLSYPIHITENGEVKELPGIEFFPDTKAKVIGSKSELLPPILTT comes from the exons ATGTGTGACACCATGCTCAG TGTGGAAATAAGCAGAGAGATGACACAAATTCTTTTGCATGGTACACTTTGCGCAACAATTTATGAGGTTGATAAGTTTTCTGGCAAAGGTTGCTGCATGTTCTTCTGCAGG CCAATGGAAAGCATAAAAACTCTTGGGCCTGGAAATGGTTCCAAACTCTATGCAACACTTGATATAGAGAATGCTAGAGTTGCCCGTACTAGACTGGTAGAAAATGGACGCTCTAATCCCCAATGGTCTGAGTCTTTCCACATTTACTGTGCTCATAAGGCTTCTTATATTGTTTTTTCTATCAAAGAAGGTAATCATATTGGGGCAAGAGTAATTGGTAGAGCTTATATGCCCGTTGAGGAAATAGTAAATGGAGCAGAAGTAGACAGATGGCTTAAGATCTTGAATAAGAACCATAAACCTCTCCGCGGAGTTCCTAAAATCCATGTGAAATTGCAATTTTTCGATGTCACTGGAGAAAGTAATTGGTCTCGAGGAATTAGAAGTCCTAAATTTCCAGGAGTCCCTTACACATTCTTTACACAGAGACATGGTTGCACAGTTACTCTTTACCAAGATGCTCATATCCCAGACAATTTTATCCCGAAAATCCCTCTTGCTGGGGGAAAATATTATCAGCCCCAGCGATGCTGGGAAGATGTTTTTGATGCCATTTCTAAAGCAAAGCATTTGATATATATTACTGGATGGTCTGTATATACTAAGATCACCTTGGTAAGGGACTTGAGGAGACAAAAGCCTGGAGGAGAGCTGACCCTCGGAGAGCTTCTTATAAAGAAGGCTAGTGAAGGGGTCAAAGTCCTGATGCTTGTTTGGAATGACAGAACTTCTGTAAAATTACTAAAGAAGGATGGAGTAATGGCTACTCATGATGAAGATACAGGAAGTTATTTCCATAACACTGGAGTCCATTGTGTTTTATGCCCACGTAATCCTGACAATGGCGAAAGCATCGTTCAAGACATTGAGGTTTCCACCATGTTCACTCATCACCAGAAGATTGTGGTGGTGGACAGTGAGATGCCCAATAGAAAATCTGAAAAGAGGAGGATTGTGAGCTTCATTGGTGGTATTGATCTTTGTGATGGAAGATATGATACTCCCTTTCATTCCATTTTCAGGACTCTCAAAACAGCTCATCATGATGATTTTCATCAGCCTAACTTTGCTGGTGCCTCAATTGAGAAAGGTGGACCTAGGGAGCCTTGGCATGACATTCACTGCCGGTTAGAAGGACCTATTGCCTGGGATGTTTTATTCAATTTTGAGCAGAGATGGAGGAAGCAAGGCAAGAAGGAATTACTACTTCAATTAAGTGAACTAGATGGCATTTTCATAACCCCATCTCCGGTTATGTACCCCGAAGACCATGAAACATGGAATGTACAATTGTTCCGATCAATTGATGGAGGAGCCGCCTTTGGCTTCCCCAATGCTCCTGAGGATGCAGCCAGGGCAGGTCTTCACACTTGGAAGGATAATGTAGTTGACAGAAGCATTCAGGATGCTTATATCAATGCCATTAGACGCGCaaagaatttcatatatattgaaaatcaGTATTTTCTTGGAAGCTCTTTCTGCTGGAATTCACATGGCCTTAAAGTTGAGGAGGTTGGTGCTGTAAATCTTATTCCAAAAGAACTGTCACTGAAGATTGTTAGTAAGATTGAGGCAGGAGAAAGATTTAGAGTCTATGTTGTCATTCCACTGTGGCCAGAGGGTATCCCAGAAAGTGCATCTGTGCAAGCAATATTGAACTGGCAAAACAGGACAATGGAGATGATGTACAAAGACATAGTGCAGGCCCTCCAAACTAAGGGGCTTGAGGCAAACCCAAAGGACTATTTGACATTCTTTTGCCTTGGCAATCGAGAGATGAGGAAAAGTGGAGAATATGAACCTTCAGAGAAGCCCGAACATGACACAGATTATAGTAGAGCTCAGGAAGCCAGGCGGTTCATGATCTATATTCATGCTAAGATGATGATAG TTGACGATGAATACATTATCATTGGATCTGCCAACATCAATCAGAGGTCAATGGATGGTGCCCGGGATACAGAGATTGCCATGGGAGCCTATCAACCATTCCACCTATCCACTAGGCAGCCAGCCAGGGGACAAATCCACGGCTTCCGGATGGCATTGTGGTACGAGCACTTAGGCATGCTAGATAACTCCTTTCTCCATCCAGAAAGTGTGGAATGTGTCCAAAGAGTGAACCAAATTGCCAGAAAGTATTGGGACGTCTACTCTAGTGAGACACTGGACCATGACTTGCCAGGCCATTTGCTCAGTTATCCCATTCATATTACTGAAAATGGAGAGGTCAAAGAGCTACCTGGAATAGAATTCTTCCCAGACACAAAGGCTAAAGTTATTGGATCCAAGTCTGAATTACTACCTCCAATTCTCACCACTTAA
- the LOC142621465 gene encoding uncharacterized protein LOC142621465 isoform X3: protein MLKGKLKLPLPVPDKARRAFPDRLGSLVAGFDFKEEDYGGGSDLVVFEPGEELETFQPNGFVSDKDQSAGVANSVEESDIKVRPRPDKDGAGPVSTVQVIAVDEKRSDLEFELSRPEINLEKLQRIASAGLPDGGGLRATAWKLLLGYLPPSRDQWEKELTENRQKYAKLKEELLLSPSELTRRKDEAFSYKEQHVDVDVDGPLRRHEISQEDHPLSLGKASAWHQYFQYTEMVEQIDRDLQRTHPDKKFFSGETSFSRKNRQAMKNILLLFAKLNPAIRYVQGMNEVLAPIYYVFSTDTDEKNAANAEADSFSCFVRLLSDSVDHFCQQLDNSSVGILSTLSRLSDLLKANDEELWRHLEFTSKVRPQFYAFRWITLLLTQEFDFQPILRIWDCLLGNSFGVQDMLLRVCCAMLLCVKSRLLSGDFVANLKLLQHYPDINIEHLLRVAQDLSPDTSSYRLSP from the exons ATGCTCAAAGGCAAGCTCAAGCTTCCGCTTCCTGTCCCCGACAAAGCCCGCCGAGCCTTCCCCGACCGCCTTGGCAGCTTGGTCGCTGGATTTGACTTCAAAGAAGAAGACTACGGTGGAGGCTCCGATTTGGTAGTATTTGAACCCGGTGAAGAGCTCGAGACCTTTCAGCCTAATGGGTTCGTGTCCGATAAAGATCAGAGCGCTGGCGTTGCAAATTCTGTTGAGGAATCGGATATTAAAGTCCGACCCAGACCCGATAAAGACGGTGCGGGTCCAGTTTCGACAGTGCAAGTCATTGCGGTGGACGAGAAAAGATCCGATCTTGAATTTGAG cTTTCTCGGCCGGAGATAAATTTGGAGAAGTTACAAAGAATTGCTAGTGCTGGGCTTCCGGATGGAGGGGGTTTGCGTGCTACGGCTTGGAAG CTGCTTTTAGGTTATTTACCTCCTTCTCGTGACCAATGGGAAAAGGAACTGACTGAGAATCGACAAAAGTATGCAAAGCTAAAAGAGGAGCTTCTCCTGAGTCCT TCAGAACTCACAAGGAGAAAAGATGAAGCTTTTAGTTATAAGGAGCAgcatgttgatgttgatgtggATGGGCCACTGAGGCGACATGAAATTTCTCAAGAAGATCATCCTTTGAGCCTTGGTAAAGCAAGTGCATGGCATCAATACTTTCAG TATACAGAGATGGTAGAACAGATTGATCGTGATCTGCAACGCACGCACCCAGATAAGAAATTCTTCTCAGGGGAAACATCATTCAGTAGGAAAAACAGA CAAGCAATGAAAAATATTCTTCTCCTGTTTGCAAAATTGAATCCTGCAATCCGTTATGTGCAAGGCATGAATGAGGTCCTGGCACCAATATACTATGTATTCAGTACTGACACCGATGAGAAAAATGCT GCAAATGCAGAAGCAGatagtttttcttgttttgttagACTCTTGAGTGACTCAGTGGATCACTTTTGCCAACAATTGGATAATAGTTCAGTGGGCATCCTTTCCACCCTTTCCCGCTTATCAGATTTATTAAAAGCCAATGATGAGGAATTGTGGCGGCATCTTGAGTTCACAAGCAAg GTGAGGCCACAGTTCTATGCATTCAGGTGGATTACATTGCTACTTACACAAGAATTCGATTTTCAACCAATCTTGAGAATTTGGGATTGTCTTCTGGGTAATTCTTTTGGTGTTCag GATATGCTTCTACGAGTTTGTTGTGCAATGCTGCTATGTGTTAAGAGCAGGCTACTGAGTGGTGATTTTGTGGCTAACTTAAAGCTTCTACAGCACTACCCTGATATCAACATAGAACATCTTCTCCGGGTAGCTCAGGATCTCAGTCCGGACACATCTTCCTATCGCTTGTCCCCTTAA
- the LOC142621465 gene encoding uncharacterized protein LOC142621465 isoform X1, which translates to MLKGKLKLPLPVPDKARRAFPDRLGSLVAGFDFKEEDYGGGSDLVVFEPGEELETFQPNGFVSDKDQSAGVANSVEESDIKVRPRPDKDGAGPVSTVQVIAVDEKRSDLEFELSRPEINLEKLQRIASAGLPDGGGLRATAWKLLLGYLPPSRDQWEKELTENRQKYAKLKEELLLSPQLPWTNGNLESRQSELTRRKDEAFSYKEQHVDVDVDGPLRRHEISQEDHPLSLGKASAWHQYFQYTEMVEQIDRDLQRTHPDKKFFSGETSFSRKNRQAMKNILLLFAKLNPAIRYVQGMNEVLAPIYYVFSTDTDEKNAANAEADSFSCFVRLLSDSVDHFCQQLDNSSVGILSTLSRLSDLLKANDEELWRHLEFTSKVRPQFYAFRWITLLLTQEFDFQPILRIWDCLLGNSFGVQDMLLRVCCAMLLCVKSRLLSGDFVANLKLLQHYPDINIEHLLRVAQDLSPDTSSYRLSP; encoded by the exons ATGCTCAAAGGCAAGCTCAAGCTTCCGCTTCCTGTCCCCGACAAAGCCCGCCGAGCCTTCCCCGACCGCCTTGGCAGCTTGGTCGCTGGATTTGACTTCAAAGAAGAAGACTACGGTGGAGGCTCCGATTTGGTAGTATTTGAACCCGGTGAAGAGCTCGAGACCTTTCAGCCTAATGGGTTCGTGTCCGATAAAGATCAGAGCGCTGGCGTTGCAAATTCTGTTGAGGAATCGGATATTAAAGTCCGACCCAGACCCGATAAAGACGGTGCGGGTCCAGTTTCGACAGTGCAAGTCATTGCGGTGGACGAGAAAAGATCCGATCTTGAATTTGAG cTTTCTCGGCCGGAGATAAATTTGGAGAAGTTACAAAGAATTGCTAGTGCTGGGCTTCCGGATGGAGGGGGTTTGCGTGCTACGGCTTGGAAG CTGCTTTTAGGTTATTTACCTCCTTCTCGTGACCAATGGGAAAAGGAACTGACTGAGAATCGACAAAAGTATGCAAAGCTAAAAGAGGAGCTTCTCCTGAGTCCT CAGTTACCATGGACTAATGGAAATCTTGAATCTAGACAGTCAGAACTCACAAGGAGAAAAGATGAAGCTTTTAGTTATAAGGAGCAgcatgttgatgttgatgtggATGGGCCACTGAGGCGACATGAAATTTCTCAAGAAGATCATCCTTTGAGCCTTGGTAAAGCAAGTGCATGGCATCAATACTTTCAG TATACAGAGATGGTAGAACAGATTGATCGTGATCTGCAACGCACGCACCCAGATAAGAAATTCTTCTCAGGGGAAACATCATTCAGTAGGAAAAACAGA CAAGCAATGAAAAATATTCTTCTCCTGTTTGCAAAATTGAATCCTGCAATCCGTTATGTGCAAGGCATGAATGAGGTCCTGGCACCAATATACTATGTATTCAGTACTGACACCGATGAGAAAAATGCT GCAAATGCAGAAGCAGatagtttttcttgttttgttagACTCTTGAGTGACTCAGTGGATCACTTTTGCCAACAATTGGATAATAGTTCAGTGGGCATCCTTTCCACCCTTTCCCGCTTATCAGATTTATTAAAAGCCAATGATGAGGAATTGTGGCGGCATCTTGAGTTCACAAGCAAg GTGAGGCCACAGTTCTATGCATTCAGGTGGATTACATTGCTACTTACACAAGAATTCGATTTTCAACCAATCTTGAGAATTTGGGATTGTCTTCTGGGTAATTCTTTTGGTGTTCag GATATGCTTCTACGAGTTTGTTGTGCAATGCTGCTATGTGTTAAGAGCAGGCTACTGAGTGGTGATTTTGTGGCTAACTTAAAGCTTCTACAGCACTACCCTGATATCAACATAGAACATCTTCTCCGGGTAGCTCAGGATCTCAGTCCGGACACATCTTCCTATCGCTTGTCCCCTTAA